The Haladaptatus paucihalophilus DX253 nucleotide sequence TGTTACGAAATCGACCCGAACTTCCGACCGGTCGATGCTGACACGGACGGCGAATCGAACGACCACGTTGCGGCGTGTCTGCGCCGCGGACCCACGGAGGAACGACTATGAGCATGCAGCTAACGAGCGCCGACGAGACGTCCGACACCGAACCGTTGCTCGCCGTTCGCGGCCTGAAAAAGCACTTCGACCAGTCGGGGGGCGTCCTCGACAGACTGGTCGGCGACACGGCGAGCGTCCGCGCCGTCGATGGCGTCGATCTGACGGTCACCGAGGGCGAGACGCTCGCCATCGTGGGAGAGTCCGGCTGTGGCAAATCGACGCTCGGTCGGACGATTCTCAACCTGCACGACGCGACCGACGGGTCGGTCGAATATCGCGGGACGAACCTCTCCGAGCTCTCACAGCAGGAGATGCGACCGTACCGGCGCGACCTGCAGATGATATTCCAGGACCCCCTGGCGTCGCTGAATCCGCGCCAGACAGTCGGCGAAATCATCACCGCGCCGATGGAGGTCCACGGCATCGGCGACAGCGACGAGGGCCGACTGGAGCGGACGAAAGACCTCCTCCGGCGCGTCGGATTGAAGGCCGGACACATCGAACGCTACCCGAACCAGTTCTCGGGGGGACAACAGCAGCGCGTCGGTATCGCCCGCGCGCTCGCACTCGAGCCCGAACTGATAATCGCGGACGAACCCGTTTCGGCGCTGGACGTGTCCGTGCAGGCCCAGATTCTCAACCTCCTGGACGAACTTCAGGACGACCTCGGCCTGTCGCTCGTGTTCATCGCGCACAACCTCTCGGTCGTGCGCCACGTCGCCGACCGGGTGGCCGTGATGTACCTCGGTCGAATCGTGGAGACCGCACCCGTCGCGGAACTCTACGAGAATCCACAGCATCCGTACACGAAATCGCTGCTGTCGGCGGTGCCCCGCATCGACCCGGCGGACCGCGACGAGCGAATCATCCTCGAAGGGTCGGTTCCGTCGCCGTTGGACCCGCCGTCCGGCTGTCGGTTCCACACGCGCTGTCCGATGGTGATTCCGCCCGAGGACTGGGCGGGCACCGACGAGGCGTTCCGCGCGGCCTTCGCGTTCAGGAACCACGTGCTGTCGGGCGAACTCGACCCGGACGCCGCGCGGACCCGTCTCGAAGCCGAGGGGCGCGAGACGGACGATTCGAGCGTGGCGTCGTACCTCGTGGCGCAACTGCTTCCGGGCGACCCGGAGGCCTTGCCGTCGGACGCGGGCGAGGCCGTTCGCTCGGCGGCGGACGCGTTGGCCGCCGCCGACCACGAACGCGCGAACGAAATCGTCGAAAACGCGTTTCCGTCGCCGTGCGAACGCGAGACGCCACAGCCGACCGACGCGGGAGACGGACACGCCGCGGCGTGCCACCGCGTTACTTCGCAGGGTTCCTGACGAAATCGCGGATTCTCTTCGTCGTTCGTCCCTCGGCCGGACGTATCTGTCATCCACCGTCCGGCGTCCGGTCATCACGCCGGACCGGGGACGACGAAAACTCGGTGCTGAAGCGCTTCGTGGCGATTCCTCATGGCCGCTGTCTGATGAGGGAGATGAGTTCCCTCGCATCCTTGAGTTTCTTCAGTCGCACCTCCTCCTCGATGTTCGGGGAGTCCAACCCCTCCAGTGCGGTCAGGGCGCGGTCGATGCCGTGGATGCTCCGAACGAGTCGCTCTCCCTCCTCGACCGCTATCTCTCCACGGTCGATTCGCTGTTTTCGGGCGAGACGCTCGCGTTTGAGTTTCGTCTTCATCTCCTCGATGGCATCGCGTTCGCTCTCGGGAATCGCTTCGAGGCGCTTGCACTCGAAGACGAACTCTTGGACGTCTATCGTCGTTCCCTGTATCGTGAGTTCGTCGACCATCTGCTTTCCGACGGTCGCCGATGGACGCTGAATCCGGTCGAGGAGCCGCTGTCGTTGTCGTTCGTTCATGGGTTGTGGTGGTTCGACTTCATCTGTCAGTTCGACTGACGACGAAATATTCGTTCGGAGCAACGAATTCCTCCGACAGAACTGACACTAACGTTTTCCTTTCGAGGGACGAAGCTGCGAACGATGACCGACGGCGAACCGAACACGACCGGGGTCTTCGACTCGGTGAGCAACTCGACTCGGGTCGAAATCCTGCGAGCGCTGGCGGACGCACACGGCGATTCGCCGACCGACCCGTGGCTCGCGTACAGCGAACTTCGGGAGGTCGTCGGAATCCGTGACAACGGAAACTTCAACTACCACCTCGACCAACTCGGGGGCCTCGTCGTGAAGGGTTCGCCGGGGTACAGACTCTCGCGTATCGGGATGTCGGTCGTCTCGGCCATCTCTTCCGGCGTCTTCGACACCGAGTGGGCGTGGGGACCGATAGACGCACCCGGCCACTGTCGTCGCTGTGACGACCCACTGCAACTCCGCTACGAGGGCGGCATCCTGTGGCTCTCGTGTGGAATCGACGAGCATTCCGTTCCGCTTTCGATACCGCCGAGTCTTCTCGAATCGCATCCGGAGGGAAGCGAGACGGAAATCGTCGAACGAATCGCATTTCTCGAAAACCAGTGGGGGTCGCTCACCCGTCGCGGAATCTGTTCGGAGTGTCAGGGGTACGTCGAGGGGAGAATCGAGACCGTTCCCGAAGAACCCGAACACTACCATTACCACGGCCGCTGTCGTCGGTGCGGGTTCCACCACGGGATTCCGGTCGGGATGTTCCTCGCCAGCCATCCCGCCGTGACGAGTTTCTACTACGAGCGCGGCGTCGATGTCCTGACCACTCCGTTCTGGACGCTGGAGTTTTGCGCGCCCGGCCGCGAGACGGTGCTGTCCACGGACCCGCTCCGACTGGGTGTGGGCGCGAATCTGGACGGTGAAACCCTCTCCCTCACGCTGGACCGGGACGGAACCGTCGTCTCGACTGCGATAGCAGGGGCGTCCGCTGAAGAACCGTACAACGGCTGACGCCGCGTCCGGTCCTTCCGGACCGACTGCTGACCGTCCCTACTCGTCGGTCGGTTTCGATTCGCTCTCGTCGGTCGGTTTCGATTCGCTCTCGTCTGTCGTTTCTGATTCCTCTGCCACCGGAACCACGGTTCCGCCGCACTCCGGGCAGCCGTCGTGGCTCGTGTAGAGGCGCTTTCCGCAGTCCGTACACTCGTAACTCGCCTCTTCGGCCGCGACCGCCTCGGAGGTTTGTTTGAACTCCTCGACTTTCCGGCCGATGTTCTTGAACAGTCCCATCGTTATCGGCACAGAGGGGGATGGGAAGGATAAGTCTTGGTGAGCTGAGAACTCCGATACCGTGCGAACGGCGACCCGAATCGACCCGCTTTCCGCCCGATTCAGTCGAAAATCCGTTCCTTCGAGGACTCGCTGAAGCCGTCGCTCGCCGCTTTCGTCGTCTCGTAGACGCGCCGGAGTTCCGCTATCGGCTCCTTGTGTGCATCGACTCGCAAGTCGTGATAGGCCGTCGTTCGCGGCGCTTTGACCATCACCGCCGCCGAGGTGTGGCCGCGCTTGTCGCCCCCTGCCTCCTTCCCCGCGGCGAGGGCGTCGATGAGTCGGGAAACGAGGCCCTCTTCCTCGTTCTCCTCCTCGTTGCCCGCGGCGAACGTTTCGGCCAGCGCGTCCAGCGTCTCCTCGCCGACGAGCATGTTTCCGGCGACCGTGAGGTCTTTCTCATCGTGAACCCGATGCCCGAACCAGCCGTCACAGCCGTCGCCGGAGTGCGCGAAGGCGTTTCCCCGCGCGTCGAGTCCGTGCACCTGTCGGAGGTGGCTGTGGTCGTCCTGTTCGAGCAGTCCGGCCAGCGCGTCGTCCACGCCGAGGTCCGGCAGGAGCGCGACGCCCCGCCTGCCGAGGCGGACGTTGACGAAACTCTGCGTGCTGATAACGCCGTCGTGGGTGACGTACGGTGCGAGCGCGCCGACCGCGGGCGCGTCGGTGGCGACGGCGACGCCGAAACTGGTCCCTTCGTCGGTTTCCTCCCGGACGCAGATCGAGAAAGTCATATGCGTGTGGTTATCTCACACTCCGATAAGGGCCACCCCGGACCTATTTGGGGGGTACTTTAGGGTTGCATCCGAGTATGTCATGGTATGACGCAACCCGATTTGGATAGGTTTACTTCGCGGCGTTCGACCGTTTACGCGCCGAACGGTGTCGTCGCTACCAGTCAACCGCTCGCTTCGCAAGCGGGTGTCTCGATTCTGCAGCAGGGGGGGAACGCGTTCGACGCCGCCGTCGCCACTGCCGCGGCGCTCAACGTCGTCGAACCGACGAGTACCGGACTCGGCGGCGACGTGTTCGCGCTGTATCGCACCGCGGACGGCGACGTCGGCGCGATGCGAAGCTGTGGCGGAGCGCCCGCCGAGGCGACCATCGAAAACGTCCGCGCCTCGTTAAAAGCGCAGGATGACCCGTCGGAGTGGTACCCCGAGAACCGTGGGTACGCCGTGGACGGCACCGAGGACACGGACGACCTCGGCATGCCGTTCCTCGGCCCGCACGCCGTCACCGTCCCCGGAACCGCCCGCGGGTGGGAAGCGACGGTGGAGCGCTTCGGGAAGCTATCGCTCGAAGACGCGCTCCAACCCGCCATCGACTACGCCATCGGCGGCTATCCCGTCTCGGAAGTCATCGCCTCCCACTGGGTCGGCGCGGAGACTCTCTTCAAAACGGACCACGCCCGCGAGGCGTACCTGAAGGACGGAAAGGCACCGGAAGCGGGCGAGACGATGACGCTTCCCCGCCTCGGCGAGAGCCTCCGTCGAATCGCGGAGGAGGGCGCGGACGTGCTGTACGAGGGGGACATCGCCGAGAAAATCGCCGAGGAAGTACAATCGCAGGGCGGCTTCCTCACCGTGGAGGACCTCGCGGCGTTCGAACCCGAGTTTCCCGACCCGGTTTCGACGACGTACAACGGCGCTGAAATTTACGAACTGCCGCCGAACAATCAGGGCCTCATAGCGCTGGAGGCGCTCAACATCGCCGACGAACTCGGCGCGAGCGACCACCCCATCGACTCGCCCGAACGGGTTCACTACTTCGCAGAGGCGATGAAACTCGCGTTCCACGACGGCCACCGCTACATCACGGACCCCGAGTACGAGGAGGTTCCACCGCTGGCGTCCGACTCGTGGGCGAAGAAACGAGCAGAACACGTCGGCGAGAGCGCGAACCACGACGTTTCGTTCGGCGTGCCCGACGCGAACGCGGAGGACGCGGATACCGTCCTCCTCTGTGTCGCCGACGACGAGGGCAACGTCGTCTCGTTCATCAACTCCCGATTCGCCGGGTTCGGCTCCGGGCTGGTCGCCGGGGATACCGGCATCGCGCTCCAGAACCGCGGCGCGTCCTTCTCGCTGGACCCCGACCACCCGAACCACCTCGAACCCGGAAAGCGCCCGTTCCACACCCTGATTCCCGCGCTCGCCAAGTTCGACGACGACGACTGGGCCGCCTTCGGCGTGATGGGCGGCTACATGCAACCGCAAGGCCACGTCCAAGTCGTTTCCAATATCGTGGACTACGACCTGCCATTACAGGCCGCGCTCGACCTACCGCGCTGGCGCTATCGGGAGGACGGCACCCTCGCCATCGAGGGGAGAATGGACGGCAACCTCGCCACGAAACTCACGCGGAAGGGCCACGACGTGCGCGTCCTCGCGCCGGTGCTCTTCGGCGGCGCACAGATAGTGAGAAACGACAACGGCGTCCTCTCCGGTGCGACCGAACCGCGAAAGGACGGCAACGCCTCCGGGTACTGAACTACTCTTCCTCTTCCTCTTCCTCTTCCTCTTCCTCTTCCTCTTCCTCTTCTTCGTGGTCCGATTCCGTCTCGTCGTCCGCTTCTTCGTCTTCGTTCTCTCCGTCCGCTTCTTCGCTTTCCGCGGATTCCTCCGCTTCCTCTTCTTCGTCGTCCGATTCCGCCGTGGCACCCACGTCGGTATCGTGAATCTCGATTTCCATCGGGCCGCTTTCGGACCCGCTGAACTCACCCAACTCCTCGTCGAGGCTCGATTCGTTTCGGCTCTTTCCGACGAGATAGCCAGCGATAAAGGAAATCCCGAGGAGGACCAGCGTTTTGAGTCCCGAACCGGACCGCTCCGCGCTCTCGGGTTCGGTTTCCGATTCCTCGTCTGTCGCGTTCTCGGACATACCGTTCGCTTTGCGGGTGAGTGACTTTTCCGTTGTGGTCGGGGACTGACACGGCGGTTGTCGCCGTCGGAGTGGACAGTTTACGGCGTCACCGTGGCCTAACGGGTCGAACGAGTTCGGCACGCCGACGGACGATGCTGTCTCTCGTCGGTGACGTCAGAAAAATCCGGTTCGGGCCGGGTGTTCCCCCAGACCCCCAAAATCCGCGGTTACGCGTCCGCTTCGGTTTCGACCGTCGGGTTCTGCTCGGTGTCGCTGCCGGAGTCGCGCATCTCGCGGAGCTCCGTCTCGACTTCCTCGCGGCCTTTCTTGAACTCTCCCATCGCCTCACCGGTCGAACGGGCGAGTTTCGGAATCTTGTTTGCACCGAACAGGAGGACCGCGATGAGCAGAATCACCGCGAGTTCCATCCCACCGGGAACCGGCCCGAACAGCGGAATCATTTCGACTACCATCTGTGTAAAACGATACCGTTCGGTTATTTATAGGCTTTTTGCCTCGTGGTAACTGTTACCACAACTCTGCTCGTCTCTCCTCCTTCTTTATCGTGTGCTAATTGTCGTTTTCTCCCCTCCGTTTTTCAGCACCTTACTGATATTGCTATTTGTCGGCCGCAAGAGACGGTATGTCGCTTGAATCGGTTGCGCATGCTGTCTACTAGAATCAGGTACGAATACAGACAAATAAAAACATTTATATAATTGCTCCCGGGCGAAACTGGATATGGAGTCAACAGCAACGTCGGATGCCGAACCGCAGTCGATGCGGTCGAAACGACTCGCGTCGTTCTGCACTCGCGGGTTCACGTTCGGTCTTCTCTCGTATCTCGTCGGCTATCTCCTCGTCGCGGCACTGTTCGTCGTCGGTCCCGCGAACGTCGAGGGGCCCCTCGATGTCAAACTCAAGTGGTTCGGATTCGCGTTCTACAACGCCCACTTCATTCCCATCGCCATCGGGAGCCAATCGTACAACTACATCAGTCAGGCGTCCGACCCGGCGGTTCCGCCCATCGTGTACTACGCGATTCCGGTCGTCTCGCTCCTCGCGACGAGCGCCGTGTTCTCCGCACGCAACCGTCTGGGTGAGACGGTCGAAACCGTCGTCTACTCCGGCGCGAGCATCACCGTCGGATACGCGGCGATGGCAATCGTCGGCGCGTTCACCTTCACGCTCCCTATCCTCGGGATGACGGCGCAACCGGACCTTCAAAAGGCGGCCGCCATCGGTGCCGCGTATCCCATCGTGCTGGCGACCGTGACCACCTTCGCGGTCGTTTTCCTCCGGCGATAACAGATAACAGCTTCGCGGTATCGATCGCTTCGATTACGCACCGCTCGATGTTTCGACGAATTCGACGACCGCCTCCGTTCCCCGAAAGCCGTCGGCCATTCGGTCGACGAGTTCGCCATCCTCGAACAGCAGGAGGGTCGGCACGCTCCGGATGTCGTATCGCTCGACCAGCGAGAGGTCCTCTCCGAGGTTGACCATCGCAACCGCGACGTCCGTCGCGCGGGCGACGTTCCCGACGACGGGTTCGATGGCCTGACAGAGGGCACAGCCGTTCGTGTAGCAATCGACCAGCAGTCGGTCGTGTTTCTCGATACAGCGGTCGAGTTCGTCGGCGTCTTCGACCCGTAGCGGCTTCGTATCATCCTCGCTCACGTCGTTCACGAGCGGAGTACGTGCGCAGCGTACTTGGGAAACTCGTTTTCGGAACTCTTCGTTTCGACGGGTCGCTTACGCGTGCCGTTCGATTTCCGAGCGGAGTGCCGATTCCATCTCCCGTGCATCCTCGTTCGTGAACGACAGTTTCGACCACCGCTCGTCGATGTCGGCCATCTCCGAGAGCAGACCGCCGCGGCGGTCGATTTCGAGCTTCACGTCGAGTCCCGTTCCGGTCTCCGTGGGGACGACTTCGAGTTCGTCGAGCGCACCGGCGAACGGACCAGCGTGCGGGACGAACTCCAACTCCTGTACGAACCGTCCGGGGAAGATGGACCCCGGTGCCTGCTCGCACTCGGCCGACCTGAGCCTGAATCCGAGCGAGTCGAGCGCGTCCATGAACGCACCGAGCCGCGGGCCGGGTTCGACCTGCACCGGGTCCTCGTCCTCGGGGTCCATCGACCAGTCGATATCGAGGCCGGTTTCGAGCCACACGTTCGTCCGCCCGGCCGTGATGGGCGCATCGAGTGGGACGTC carries:
- a CDS encoding DUF7351 domain-containing protein, producing MTDGEPNTTGVFDSVSNSTRVEILRALADAHGDSPTDPWLAYSELREVVGIRDNGNFNYHLDQLGGLVVKGSPGYRLSRIGMSVVSAISSGVFDTEWAWGPIDAPGHCRRCDDPLQLRYEGGILWLSCGIDEHSVPLSIPPSLLESHPEGSETEIVERIAFLENQWGSLTRRGICSECQGYVEGRIETVPEEPEHYHYHGRCRRCGFHHGIPVGMFLASHPAVTSFYYERGVDVLTTPFWTLEFCAPGRETVLSTDPLRLGVGANLDGETLSLTLDRDGTVVSTAIAGASAEEPYNG
- a CDS encoding DUF1028 domain-containing protein, producing MTFSICVREETDEGTSFGVAVATDAPAVGALAPYVTHDGVISTQSFVNVRLGRRGVALLPDLGVDDALAGLLEQDDHSHLRQVHGLDARGNAFAHSGDGCDGWFGHRVHDEKDLTVAGNMLVGEETLDALAETFAAGNEEENEEEGLVSRLIDALAAGKEAGGDKRGHTSAAVMVKAPRTTAYHDLRVDAHKEPIAELRRVYETTKAASDGFSESSKERIFD
- the ggt gene encoding gamma-glutamyltransferase → MTQPDLDRFTSRRSTVYAPNGVVATSQPLASQAGVSILQQGGNAFDAAVATAAALNVVEPTSTGLGGDVFALYRTADGDVGAMRSCGGAPAEATIENVRASLKAQDDPSEWYPENRGYAVDGTEDTDDLGMPFLGPHAVTVPGTARGWEATVERFGKLSLEDALQPAIDYAIGGYPVSEVIASHWVGAETLFKTDHAREAYLKDGKAPEAGETMTLPRLGESLRRIAEEGADVLYEGDIAEKIAEEVQSQGGFLTVEDLAAFEPEFPDPVSTTYNGAEIYELPPNNQGLIALEALNIADELGASDHPIDSPERVHYFAEAMKLAFHDGHRYITDPEYEEVPPLASDSWAKKRAEHVGESANHDVSFGVPDANAEDADTVLLCVADDEGNVVSFINSRFAGFGSGLVAGDTGIALQNRGASFSLDPDHPNHLEPGKRPFHTLIPALAKFDDDDWAAFGVMGGYMQPQGHVQVVSNIVDYDLPLQAALDLPRWRYREDGTLAIEGRMDGNLATKLTRKGHDVRVLAPVLFGGAQIVRNDNGVLSGATEPRKDGNASGY
- a CDS encoding sporulation protein, coding for MKQILSRVGIGSARVDTVLPKTTLSAGESVDVEVRVEGGSSEQEIDAIYFALLTRYKTDDSVRTGVIDKFQVADPFTIGPDEERTFPVTIDVPLDAPITAGRTNVWLETGLDIDWSMDPEDEDPVQVEPGPRLGAFMDALDSLGFRLRSAECEQAPGSIFPGRFVQELEFVPHAGPFAGALDELEVVPTETGTGLDVKLEIDRRGGLLSEMADIDERWSKLSFTNEDAREMESALRSEIERHA
- a CDS encoding Sec-independent protein translocase subunit TatA/TatB, coding for MVVEMIPLFGPVPGGMELAVILLIAVLLFGANKIPKLARSTGEAMGEFKKGREEVETELREMRDSGSDTEQNPTVETEADA
- a CDS encoding DUF5788 family protein codes for the protein MNERQRQRLLDRIQRPSATVGKQMVDELTIQGTTIDVQEFVFECKRLEAIPESERDAIEEMKTKLKRERLARKQRIDRGEIAVEEGERLVRSIHGIDRALTALEGLDSPNIEEEVRLKKLKDARELISLIRQRP
- a CDS encoding thioredoxin family protein, producing the protein MNDVSEDDTKPLRVEDADELDRCIEKHDRLLVDCYTNGCALCQAIEPVVGNVARATDVAVAMVNLGEDLSLVERYDIRSVPTLLLFEDGELVDRMADGFRGTEAVVEFVETSSGA
- a CDS encoding ABC transporter ATP-binding protein; translated protein: MSMQLTSADETSDTEPLLAVRGLKKHFDQSGGVLDRLVGDTASVRAVDGVDLTVTEGETLAIVGESGCGKSTLGRTILNLHDATDGSVEYRGTNLSELSQQEMRPYRRDLQMIFQDPLASLNPRQTVGEIITAPMEVHGIGDSDEGRLERTKDLLRRVGLKAGHIERYPNQFSGGQQQRVGIARALALEPELIIADEPVSALDVSVQAQILNLLDELQDDLGLSLVFIAHNLSVVRHVADRVAVMYLGRIVETAPVAELYENPQHPYTKSLLSAVPRIDPADRDERIILEGSVPSPLDPPSGCRFHTRCPMVIPPEDWAGTDEAFRAAFAFRNHVLSGELDPDAARTRLEAEGRETDDSSVASYLVAQLLPGDPEALPSDAGEAVRSAADALAAADHERANEIVENAFPSPCERETPQPTDAGDGHAAACHRVTSQGS
- a CDS encoding DUF7129 domain-containing putative zinc-binding protein, with protein sequence MGLFKNIGRKVEEFKQTSEAVAAEEASYECTDCGKRLYTSHDGCPECGGTVVPVAEESETTDESESKPTDESESKPTDE